The nucleotide window ATTGTTTTTCAATCGTTCCACCTGATCCCGACCATGTCGGCGCTCGAAAATGTCGCTTTGCCGCTGGAGTTTTCCGGCGGTGACCACCCGGTGGAACGGGCTGAAGAAGCGTTGCGGGCGACCGGCCTCGGCGACCGTATGGCGCATTATCCCGGGGAGTTGTCCGGCGGAGAGCAGCAGCGCGTTGCCCTGGCGCGTGCGTTTGTCGCCCGCCCGGCCCTGATCCTTGCCGATGAACCGACCGGGAATCTCGATAAGAACACCGGTCTGCAGGTCATGGATATGCTTTTCACCATGCAGCGCGATTTTGATACGACGCTGGTGCTGGTCACCCACGATGAAAAGCTGGCGCAGCGTTGCGACCGGACTCTGGCGATGAACGACGGCACAATGAGCCCGGTCGGAGAGGCTTATGCCTGAATTCTCTCCTTTTGCCAACGCTTTGCGGATCGCCCGGCGCGAACTTCGGAGTGGGTTGCGGCGCTTTGGTGTATTTCTGGCCTGTCTTTTTCTCGGCGTCTTCGCCATCGCAGTGGTCGGTTCCTTTACGGCCTCGGCCCGCCGGGGTCTTCTCAATGATGCCGCCGCCC belongs to Desulfuromonas sp. and includes:
- a CDS encoding ABC transporter, encoding MIHIDNVHLSLIGGAGPVNILRGVNLDVAPGETLSIVGSSGAGKTTLLMVLAGLERPTSGTLQVAGTDITHLDEDQLARFRREYVGIVFQSFHLIPTMSALENVALPLEFSGGDHPVERAEEALRATGLGDRMAHYPGELSGGEQQRVALARAFVARPALILADEPTGNLDKNTGLQVMDMLFTMQRDFDTTLVLVTHDEKLAQRCDRTLAMNDGTMSPVGEAYA